A part of Vigna radiata var. radiata cultivar VC1973A chromosome 11, Vradiata_ver6, whole genome shotgun sequence genomic DNA contains:
- the LOC106776520 gene encoding dolichol-phosphate mannose synthase subunit 3, which produces MKHIVKILALVVAITVLWIGLLQTSVIPYNHTWLLPIYFVVSLGCYGLLMVGVGLMNFPICPQEALLLQKDIVEAKEYLKQKGVVLTLN; this is translated from the exons ATGAAGCACATCGTAAAGATTTTGGCATTGGTAGTAGCCATTACAGTGTTATGGATTGGCCTTTTACAAACTTCTGTGATTCCATATAACCATACTTGGCTG CTACctatatattttgttgtgtCTTTAGGATGTTACGGTCTATTAATGGTTGGAGTTGGTCTGATGAATTTCCCAATCTGTCCTCAAGAAGCTCTGTTGTTGCAGAAG gACATTGTTGAGGCCAAGgaatatttgaaacagaaaGGAGTTGTTCTTACTCTAAATTGA
- the LOC106777727 gene encoding dolichol-phosphate mannose synthase subunit 3-like: MKHIVKILALVVAITVLWIGLLQTSVISHSYTWLLPIYFVVSLGCYGLLMVGVGLMNFPTCPQEALLLHKDIVEAKEYLKQKGVDLTLD; this comes from the exons ATGAAGCATATTGTGAAGATTTTGGCATTGGTAGTAGCCATTACAGTGCTATGGATTGGTCTTTTACAAACTTCGGTGATTTCACATAGCTACACTTGGCTG CTACctatatattttgttgtgtCTTTAGGATGCTACGGTCTATTAATGGTTGGAGTTGGTCTGATGAATTTCCCAACCTGTCCCCAAGAAGCTCTGTTGTTGCATAAG gACATTGTTGAAGCCAAggaatatttgaaacaaaaaggAGTTGATCTTACTCTCGACTGA